CATAAAAGCGTCCTTCTCAGGTCCGTTGCCTCGCAAACCTTTGAAATATATGTCCGGTCGGGTCTTCTGGCTTATGGATCAATCTACCGGCCGCGCCTTCCCGCCGGACTTGAATTCGGCAGTGGCTTTTTGCGGCTTTCGTCCCCACTTACAGCGGCGGGACCACGACGGTTTCTCACCGTCTTCCCCGACGCCCTGTCGGGCTTCCGGACACCTGTATTTATGAGGAGTTATTATAATAATTCCCATCCGTGTCAAGGAGAAAAGCATTTTGGCCTGCCTGGCGGCCCGGCATGCAACAATTTTGCGCATTTTACAAGGATTCGCCTTTTTTTCTGGTCCTGGCGCCTGCACTGGTGGTACAATTTGAGATTAACAGACCCAAACCTCGATTACGTACACAACCTGCCAATAAAGATAGATCGTCTCACATGTTGTGTATTTAGCACTGATAAACGTCAAACGCTCCTTCAGCAGAAAAGTTAAAACCAAATGCAGCCATTGGTTCTGGACCTTAGGACTATATTTATTGTGTTGGGAACAGTTATACTGACCCTCGGATTGTGCATGCTGGCGTATAACGCTATGCGGCGCACATATCCCGGGTTCAGGGAGTGGACCCTGATGACCCTTTTTATGGGCGCAGGCCTGTTGTTGGAGGGATTAAGGGCTGAGGCGATAATATACTCCTCCATGGTCATTGCCAACGGATTGATATGCTCCGCAATGGCCCTTTTTTTCGAAGGCCAAAAAAAATACATGGGGGAATCCTCCCACACCTATATCCATGCCGCCGTCGTCTTTGCCCTGGCAGGAATCAACGAATTTATTTTTTCCGCCGTATACCCCAACAGGGGCGCCAGGGTTTCAATGATATCCCTTGTTTGCGCAGCCTATTTTCTTATGAGCCTGCTTAAGACGGTGCAGGCTTATAAAAGCCGGCCGGAAAAAACTTACGCCCTTTTAATGGGCTTGGAGGTGACGGCCGCAATCCTGCTTATGATCCGGGGGTTGGTGTTCTTGTCCCATCTCGACGCAACCGAACCCATTGTTTTTGAGGACCAGGTCAATGCACTGGTGATGTTTTCCCTCATTGGATTCAGCATCTTTTTTGTTTTCGCCCTGATCCAACTGAATTCCACAAAACTGGAAAGCGATCTGATGGAAATCCAAAAGCTGACCAAGGAAAGCGAAGAGGAATTCAGACTGCTTTCCGAGCAGGCCATCATGAGCATCATCGTGCTGCAGGACGGTATATACAAATATGTCAACGACGCGGCGATCAAGATGTCCGGGTATGAACGGGAAGAGTTCATGCGGATGAACTATCAGGATATGGCCAAGCTGATTCACCCTGATTTTCGAGAATTTGTTATAGAACAGGGCTTAAAAAAGATGACGGGGGAAAAAAACGGCGTCGTTCATCATTACATATACAAACTACTGACCAAACAGGGGGAGGAGCGCTGGGTCGAGCAATACTCCAAATCCGTAATCTGGAAGGGCAAGCCTGCGGATTTTCTAACCCTGATTGACATCACCCCGCAAAAAAAAGCCGAAGAAGAACTGAAAAAACGTGAGGAGCAGTATCGTGCGCTGGTGGAAAACGCCATGGACGTCATCTTCATTGCCCAGGACGAGTACATCAAGTTCAGCAATTCAGCCATTGTACAGGTGTCGGGATATTCCATGGATGAAATCAGCTCCGTCTCCTTTGTGGATCTTATTCACCCCGACGAAAGAGACATGGTCGTGGACAGGCATGTCCGCAGGTCCCGGGGGGAAAGCCTTCCCAGCACCTATTCCCATAGATTCATTACCAAGGACGGCCAGGTCAAGTGGGGGCAGTTGTCCAGCGTACGCGTGGAATGGGAAGGCCGAAACGCCACCTTGAACTTCCTCCGGGACATCACGCATCAAAAGGAACTGGAACAACAGGTTCAGCAGGCCCATAAGCTGGAAGCCATCGGCACCCTATCCGGCGGCGTGGCCCATGAGTTCAACAATTTGCTTTCCATTATTCTGGGCAATGTGGAAATGGCCATGGACGACGTTCCGGCGGATAACGAAGCCATGGAGTTCTTGGAGGAAATCAAGATCGCCTCCAAAC
The sequence above is drawn from the Desulfatibacillum aliphaticivorans DSM 15576 genome and encodes:
- a CDS encoding PAS domain-containing hybrid sensor histidine kinase/response regulator translates to MTLFMGAGLLLEGLRAEAIIYSSMVIANGLICSAMALFFEGQKKYMGESSHTYIHAAVVFALAGINEFIFSAVYPNRGARVSMISLVCAAYFLMSLLKTVQAYKSRPEKTYALLMGLEVTAAILLMIRGLVFLSHLDATEPIVFEDQVNALVMFSLIGFSIFFVFALIQLNSTKLESDLMEIQKLTKESEEEFRLLSEQAIMSIIVLQDGIYKYVNDAAIKMSGYEREEFMRMNYQDMAKLIHPDFREFVIEQGLKKMTGEKNGVVHHYIYKLLTKQGEERWVEQYSKSVIWKGKPADFLTLIDITPQKKAEEELKKREEQYRALVENAMDVIFIAQDEYIKFSNSAIVQVSGYSMDEISSVSFVDLIHPDERDMVVDRHVRRSRGESLPSTYSHRFITKDGQVKWGQLSSVRVEWEGRNATLNFLRDITHQKELEQQVQQAHKLEAIGTLSGGVAHEFNNLLSIILGNVEMAMDDVPADNEAMEFLEEIKIASKRGEEIVRQLLSFSRPAAPERKLVDIPSSIRETMGLLRASIPSYIAFHVDISPECHKVLGDPTQVRQVIINLVNNAAHAMEGASGGLAIRARNVFSRTEEIFFDQVLLPGDYVSLEVKDSGHGIAKEDLGRIFDPFYTTKDVGKGSGMGLSVVQGIMKAHGGGVRISSAPGKGALVECYFPSAGKGAPSEPQKQQETPTGTESILFVDDEPPIVDMIKGRLKRLGYKVTAVESPLEALEMYTENPAGFDLIITDLTMPEMTGDLLINRLMNVNPDVKTIICTGFNEKIDALKAKEMGAKAFLSKPVDRHIMAVTIRQVLKS